A DNA window from Theobroma cacao cultivar B97-61/B2 chromosome 5, Criollo_cocoa_genome_V2, whole genome shotgun sequence contains the following coding sequences:
- the LOC18598419 gene encoding DExH-box ATP-dependent RNA helicase DExH1 isoform X2: protein MSTETERRVGNLLASSRDARSADDSGVASSRGATKPLPDVKRTDSVSTIGTDSAKEKFSAELKQKQENLKASDRVKVMRSFREKLPAFKVKAEFLKAVTENQVLVISGGTGCGKTTQLSQFILEEEISCLRGADCNIICTQPRRISAISVASRISLERGESLGETVGYQIRLESKRSAQTRLLFCTAGVLLRQLVQDPDLNGVSHLLVDEIHERGMNEDFLLIILRDLLPRRPDLRLVLMSATINADLFSKYFGNAPTIHIPWLTFPVAELFLEDVLQQTRYNIKSEFDNFQGNSQRRRKELDLKQDNLTALFEDVDIDSHYKNYSVSTRHSLEAWSGSQIDLGLVEAAIEYICRHEGDGAILVFLTGWDDISKLLDKIKVNSFLGDLSKFLVLPLHGSMPTINQREIFDRPPPNKRKIVLATNIAESSITIDDVVYVIDCGKAKETSYDALNKLACLLPSWISKASAHQRRGRAGRVQPGVCYRLYPKLIHDAMLDYQLPEILRTPLQELCLHIKSLQLGTVGSFLAKALQPPDPLSVQNAIELLKTIGALDDAEELTPLGRHLCTLPLDPNIGKMLLMGAIFQCLNPALTIASALAHRDPFVLPIHRKEEADAAKRSFAGDSCSDHIALLKAFGGYKDAKSNGRERAFCWEYYLSPVTLQMMEDMRNQFIDLLSDIGFVDKSRGASAYNKYSHDSEMVCAILCAGLYPNVVQCKRRGKRTAFYTKEVGKVDIHPASVNAGVHHFPLPYMVYSEKVKTTSIFIRDSTNISDYALLLFGGNLIPSKTGEGIEMLGGYLHFSASKSVLDLIQKLRGELGKLLNRKVEEPGFDISVEGKGVVSAVVELLHSQNVRY from the exons ATGTCTACAGAAACTGAGAGGCGAGTTGGAAATCTTTTGGCTAGCTCAAGGGACGCACGGTCTGCTGATGATTCTGGTGTAGCATCCAGTAGGGGAGCTACAAAACCATTGCCTGATGTGAAAAGAACTGATTCAGTTTCTACAATTGGAACAGATTCTGCCAAGGAAAAATTCAGTGCTGAACTCAAGCAAAAGCAGGAAAATTTGAAG GCAAGTGATAGGGTGAAGGTGATGCGGTCTTTCCGAGAAAAGCTACCTGCATTCAAAGTGAAAGCTGAGTTTTTGAAAGCTGTTACTGAAAATCAG GTTCTAGTGATTTCAGGAGGAACGGGCTGTGGTAAAACAACACAGCTTTCTCAATTTATTTTAGAAGAGGAGATATCATGTCTGCGAGGTGCTGATTGTAACATAATATGTACTCAGCCGCGTCGTATATCTGCCATATCAGTTGCATCTAGAATATCCTTGGAAAGGGGAGAGAGTCTTGGTGAAACAGTTGGTTATCAGATTCGCCTAGAATCAAAGCGCTCTGCTCAAACACGACTCTTGTTTTGCACAGCTGGAGTGTTACTCAGACAGTTG GTTCAGGACCCTGATTTAAATGGTGTGAGCCATTTGCTAGTGGATGAAATTCATGAAAGAGGCATGAATGAGGACTTTCTGTTAATAATTTTGCGTGACCTTCTTCCTCGGCGTCCAGACTTGCGTCTTGTTTTGATGAGTGCTACCATCAATGCTGATTTGTTCTCCAAATACTTTGGAAATGCTCCAACTATTCACATACCG TGGTTGACTTTTCCTGTGGCAGAGTTATTTCTGGAGGATGTGCTGCAGCAAACTCGTTATAATATCAAATCAGAGTTTGACAACTTTCAGGGCAATTCacaaagaagaaggaaagagcTGGATTTGAAGCAAGATAATTTAACTGCACTGTTTGAG GATGTTGACATTGATTCTCACTATAAGAATTACAGCGTATCTACTAGACATTCACTTGAAGCATGGTCAGGTTCACAGATTGATTTGGGTCTG GTGGAGGCTGCAATTGAATATATTTGCCGCCATGAAGGTGATGGAGCGATTCTTGTATTCCTCACAGGCTGGGATGACATTTCTAAGCTCCTTGACAAGATTAAAGTAAACAGCTTTCTTGGGGATCTTAGCAAGTTTCTGGTTCTTCCTCTGCATGGTTCAATGCCTACCATTAATCAGCGTGAAATATTTGACCGTCCTCCCCCTAACAAGCG AAAAATTGTCCTGGCAACAAATATTGCTGAAAGTAGCATCACCATAGATGATGTTGTCTATGTTATAGACTGTGGAAAGGCGAAGGAAACAAGTTATGATGCTCTTAACAAGCTGGCATGTCTGTTACCATCGTGGATTTCAAAGGCTTCAGCACATCAG AGACGGGGCCGTGCTGGCCGTGTGCAACCTGGAGTTTGCTATAGACTGTACCCAAAATTAATCCATGATGCAATGCTTGACTATCAATTACCTGAAATTCTCCGAACACCATTGCAAGAGCTATGCCTTCATATCAAAAGCTTGCAGCTTGGAACTGTGGGATCATTTTTGGCAAAGGCACTTCAGCCACCAGATCCTCTTTCTGTTCAGAATGCAATTGAGCTTCTTAAAACAATTGGAGCTTTGGATGATGCAGAGGAGCTTACTCCTCTGg GTCGCCATCTTTGCACTCTACCTTTGGACCCAAACATAGGAAAGATGCTTCTAATGGGGGCTATTTTTCAATGCCTGAATCCAGCTTTGACAATTGCATCTGCTCTTGCACATCGTGACCCGTTTGTCCTTCCAATACATAGGAAAGAGGAAGCTGATGCGGCAAAAAGATCCTTTGCTGGTGATTCTTGCAG TGACCACATAGCACTTCTTAAAGCTTTTGGGGGATATAAAGATGCAAAAAGTAATGGAAGAGAAAGAGCATTTTGTTGGGAATATTATTTATCCCCGGTGACCTTGCAGATGATGGAGGATATGAGAAATCAGTTTATTGATCTGTTATCAGACATAGGCTTTGTGGACAAATCACGGGGTGCTAGT GCTTACAACAAATACAGCCATGATTCGGAGATGGTATGCGCAATCCTTTGTGCTGGGCTTTACCCAAATGTTGTTCAATGCAAAAGAAGGGGAAAGCGTACAGCATTCTACACTAAAGAAGTTGGGAAAGTTGATATCCATCCTGCATCTGTTAATGCAGGCGTTCATCACTTCCCTCTGCCTTACATGGTTTACAGTGAAAAGGTCAAAACAACCAGCATTTTTATCCGTGACTCAACAAACATATCAGATTATGCTTTGCTTCTGTTTGGTGGTAATCTTATTCCTAGCAAAACTGGAGAGGGTATTGAGATGCTCGGAGGGTACCTTCATTTTTCTGCATCAAAGAGTGTATTAGACTTGATACAG AAACTGCGTGGGGAACTTGGCAAGCTTTTGAATAGAAAGGTTGAAGAACCAGGATTTGATATTTCTGTGGAAGGAAAAGGAGTGGTGTCTGCTGTGGTTGAGTTATTGCACAGTCAAAATGTACGGTACTAA
- the LOC18598419 gene encoding DExH-box ATP-dependent RNA helicase DExH1 isoform X1: MSLRLLSAHNSLTLLFSKRLFLLPTPLISSFPPPQISSFAMSHRPNYQGGRRGGGGPNSGRGGGRRGGGGGGGSGGPGGEQRWWDPVWRAERLRQKAAEMEVLDEGEWWDKINQMKKGEEQEMIIRRNFSRSDQQILSDMAYQLGLYFHAYNKGKALVVSKVPLPNYRADLDERHGSTQKEIRMSTETERRVGNLLASSRDARSADDSGVASSRGATKPLPDVKRTDSVSTIGTDSAKEKFSAELKQKQENLKASDRVKVMRSFREKLPAFKVKAEFLKAVTENQVLVISGGTGCGKTTQLSQFILEEEISCLRGADCNIICTQPRRISAISVASRISLERGESLGETVGYQIRLESKRSAQTRLLFCTAGVLLRQLVQDPDLNGVSHLLVDEIHERGMNEDFLLIILRDLLPRRPDLRLVLMSATINADLFSKYFGNAPTIHIPWLTFPVAELFLEDVLQQTRYNIKSEFDNFQGNSQRRRKELDLKQDNLTALFEDVDIDSHYKNYSVSTRHSLEAWSGSQIDLGLVEAAIEYICRHEGDGAILVFLTGWDDISKLLDKIKVNSFLGDLSKFLVLPLHGSMPTINQREIFDRPPPNKRKIVLATNIAESSITIDDVVYVIDCGKAKETSYDALNKLACLLPSWISKASAHQRRGRAGRVQPGVCYRLYPKLIHDAMLDYQLPEILRTPLQELCLHIKSLQLGTVGSFLAKALQPPDPLSVQNAIELLKTIGALDDAEELTPLGRHLCTLPLDPNIGKMLLMGAIFQCLNPALTIASALAHRDPFVLPIHRKEEADAAKRSFAGDSCSDHIALLKAFGGYKDAKSNGRERAFCWEYYLSPVTLQMMEDMRNQFIDLLSDIGFVDKSRGASAYNKYSHDSEMVCAILCAGLYPNVVQCKRRGKRTAFYTKEVGKVDIHPASVNAGVHHFPLPYMVYSEKVKTTSIFIRDSTNISDYALLLFGGNLIPSKTGEGIEMLGGYLHFSASKSVLDLIQKLRGELGKLLNRKVEEPGFDISVEGKGVVSAVVELLHSQNVRY, from the exons ATGTCCCTGCGCTTGCTTAGTGCTCATAATAGCCTCACTCTGCTCTTTTCCAAACGCCTCTTTCTCTTGCCTACGCCGCTGATCTCTTCATTTCCCCCACCTCAGATTTCCTCCTTCGCCATGTCTCATCGACCTAACTACCAAGGCGGCCGTCGAGGAGGCGGCGGTCCCAACTCCGGACGCGGAGGGGGACGCCGAGGAGGCGGTGGTGGAGGTGGAAGCGGAGGACCTGGCGGTGAGCAGCGCTGGTGGGACCCCGTTTGGCGTGCTGAGCGCCTCCGTCAAAAAGCAGCTGAG ATGGAAGTTCTTGATGAGGGCGAGTGGTGGGATAAgataaatcaaatgaaaaaaggaGAGGAGCAAGAGATGATAATTAGGCGAAATTTCAGCCGTTCGGACCAGCAAATTCTCTCTGATATGGCTTACCAATTAGGTCTTTACTT CCATGCATATAACAAAGGGAAGGCTCTTGTGGTTAGTAAAGTTCCTTTGCCAAATTATCGGGCAGATCTTGATGAACGTCATGGATCCACACAGAAAGAG ATTCGAATGTCTACAGAAACTGAGAGGCGAGTTGGAAATCTTTTGGCTAGCTCAAGGGACGCACGGTCTGCTGATGATTCTGGTGTAGCATCCAGTAGGGGAGCTACAAAACCATTGCCTGATGTGAAAAGAACTGATTCAGTTTCTACAATTGGAACAGATTCTGCCAAGGAAAAATTCAGTGCTGAACTCAAGCAAAAGCAGGAAAATTTGAAG GCAAGTGATAGGGTGAAGGTGATGCGGTCTTTCCGAGAAAAGCTACCTGCATTCAAAGTGAAAGCTGAGTTTTTGAAAGCTGTTACTGAAAATCAG GTTCTAGTGATTTCAGGAGGAACGGGCTGTGGTAAAACAACACAGCTTTCTCAATTTATTTTAGAAGAGGAGATATCATGTCTGCGAGGTGCTGATTGTAACATAATATGTACTCAGCCGCGTCGTATATCTGCCATATCAGTTGCATCTAGAATATCCTTGGAAAGGGGAGAGAGTCTTGGTGAAACAGTTGGTTATCAGATTCGCCTAGAATCAAAGCGCTCTGCTCAAACACGACTCTTGTTTTGCACAGCTGGAGTGTTACTCAGACAGTTG GTTCAGGACCCTGATTTAAATGGTGTGAGCCATTTGCTAGTGGATGAAATTCATGAAAGAGGCATGAATGAGGACTTTCTGTTAATAATTTTGCGTGACCTTCTTCCTCGGCGTCCAGACTTGCGTCTTGTTTTGATGAGTGCTACCATCAATGCTGATTTGTTCTCCAAATACTTTGGAAATGCTCCAACTATTCACATACCG TGGTTGACTTTTCCTGTGGCAGAGTTATTTCTGGAGGATGTGCTGCAGCAAACTCGTTATAATATCAAATCAGAGTTTGACAACTTTCAGGGCAATTCacaaagaagaaggaaagagcTGGATTTGAAGCAAGATAATTTAACTGCACTGTTTGAG GATGTTGACATTGATTCTCACTATAAGAATTACAGCGTATCTACTAGACATTCACTTGAAGCATGGTCAGGTTCACAGATTGATTTGGGTCTG GTGGAGGCTGCAATTGAATATATTTGCCGCCATGAAGGTGATGGAGCGATTCTTGTATTCCTCACAGGCTGGGATGACATTTCTAAGCTCCTTGACAAGATTAAAGTAAACAGCTTTCTTGGGGATCTTAGCAAGTTTCTGGTTCTTCCTCTGCATGGTTCAATGCCTACCATTAATCAGCGTGAAATATTTGACCGTCCTCCCCCTAACAAGCG AAAAATTGTCCTGGCAACAAATATTGCTGAAAGTAGCATCACCATAGATGATGTTGTCTATGTTATAGACTGTGGAAAGGCGAAGGAAACAAGTTATGATGCTCTTAACAAGCTGGCATGTCTGTTACCATCGTGGATTTCAAAGGCTTCAGCACATCAG AGACGGGGCCGTGCTGGCCGTGTGCAACCTGGAGTTTGCTATAGACTGTACCCAAAATTAATCCATGATGCAATGCTTGACTATCAATTACCTGAAATTCTCCGAACACCATTGCAAGAGCTATGCCTTCATATCAAAAGCTTGCAGCTTGGAACTGTGGGATCATTTTTGGCAAAGGCACTTCAGCCACCAGATCCTCTTTCTGTTCAGAATGCAATTGAGCTTCTTAAAACAATTGGAGCTTTGGATGATGCAGAGGAGCTTACTCCTCTGg GTCGCCATCTTTGCACTCTACCTTTGGACCCAAACATAGGAAAGATGCTTCTAATGGGGGCTATTTTTCAATGCCTGAATCCAGCTTTGACAATTGCATCTGCTCTTGCACATCGTGACCCGTTTGTCCTTCCAATACATAGGAAAGAGGAAGCTGATGCGGCAAAAAGATCCTTTGCTGGTGATTCTTGCAG TGACCACATAGCACTTCTTAAAGCTTTTGGGGGATATAAAGATGCAAAAAGTAATGGAAGAGAAAGAGCATTTTGTTGGGAATATTATTTATCCCCGGTGACCTTGCAGATGATGGAGGATATGAGAAATCAGTTTATTGATCTGTTATCAGACATAGGCTTTGTGGACAAATCACGGGGTGCTAGT GCTTACAACAAATACAGCCATGATTCGGAGATGGTATGCGCAATCCTTTGTGCTGGGCTTTACCCAAATGTTGTTCAATGCAAAAGAAGGGGAAAGCGTACAGCATTCTACACTAAAGAAGTTGGGAAAGTTGATATCCATCCTGCATCTGTTAATGCAGGCGTTCATCACTTCCCTCTGCCTTACATGGTTTACAGTGAAAAGGTCAAAACAACCAGCATTTTTATCCGTGACTCAACAAACATATCAGATTATGCTTTGCTTCTGTTTGGTGGTAATCTTATTCCTAGCAAAACTGGAGAGGGTATTGAGATGCTCGGAGGGTACCTTCATTTTTCTGCATCAAAGAGTGTATTAGACTTGATACAG AAACTGCGTGGGGAACTTGGCAAGCTTTTGAATAGAAAGGTTGAAGAACCAGGATTTGATATTTCTGTGGAAGGAAAAGGAGTGGTGTCTGCTGTGGTTGAGTTATTGCACAGTCAAAATGTACGGTACTAA